In Luteimonas viscosa, the following proteins share a genomic window:
- a CDS encoding DUF2306 domain-containing protein, giving the protein MSVAEPTFSVSTLPSRSLAWAARGWFAIALAGQWLFAVYILLALVQPLALGDGDAVNRTGLITGHVAGDGVGNGVLLAHVLAAALLSLGGLLQLLPWLRRHWPAWHRWAGRGFMVLSLAGAGSGLFLVWVRGSRLGDASAMAVTLNGVLIVVAAAMAWRLARQRRFAGHRRWAIRALLLVSGVWTMRLGFMAWFILNQGPRGNTPRMDGWFDIAWSFGCYLLPLAVAELYFRAERAGPAVRRAVAAVLASGALLTALGVFGAWRMMWGPHL; this is encoded by the coding sequence ATGTCTGTTGCAGAGCCGACTTTTTCCGTTTCCACCCTCCCTTCCCGCAGCCTGGCGTGGGCGGCCCGCGGCTGGTTCGCGATCGCCCTGGCGGGGCAATGGCTGTTCGCCGTCTACATCCTGTTGGCGCTGGTGCAGCCACTGGCACTGGGCGATGGCGACGCGGTCAACCGCACCGGCCTGATCACCGGCCATGTCGCCGGCGATGGCGTCGGCAATGGCGTGCTGCTCGCGCACGTGCTGGCGGCGGCGTTGCTGTCGCTGGGCGGCCTGCTGCAGTTGCTGCCGTGGTTGCGCCGCCACTGGCCGGCGTGGCATCGCTGGGCTGGCCGCGGTTTCATGGTGCTGTCGCTGGCCGGCGCCGGCAGCGGGCTGTTCCTGGTCTGGGTGCGCGGCTCGCGGCTGGGGGACGCTTCCGCGATGGCGGTGACGCTCAACGGCGTGCTGATCGTGGTGGCGGCGGCGATGGCGTGGCGGCTGGCGCGGCAGCGGCGGTTCGCCGGGCACCGGCGCTGGGCGATCCGCGCGCTGCTGCTGGTGAGCGGCGTGTGGACGATGCGCCTGGGCTTCATGGCCTGGTTCATCCTCAACCAGGGCCCGCGCGGCAACACGCCGCGCATGGACGGCTGGTTCGACATCGCCTGGAGCTTCGGCTGCTACCTGCTGCCGCTGGCCGTGGCCGAACTGTATTTCCGCGCCGAACGCGCCGGCCCTGCGGTGCGGCGCGCGGTGGCGGCGGTGCTGGCGAGCGGCGCGCTGTTGACGGCGCTGGGCGTGTTCGGCGCGTGGCGGATGATGTGGGGGCCGCATCTGTGA
- a CDS encoding serine hydrolase domain-containing protein — MSGRGWVFALLLLASVAGAAAEPVASVRVAFDRDGVTATRAEGMADIAAQRAITADDPVRVASISKLVVAIGVLRLVEAGTLDLDADVSDLLGWTLRHPQWPDVPITLRLLLSHRSGLTDGAGYWQVPLGEELAPLLDDPRAWDAQHPPGDFFRYANLNFPLVAAAMERATGERFDLLMDRLVLAPLDIAGCYNWDACDAATAARAVVLYDEARKPVRDDHGGAKPACNVIVAADGDCDLALWRAGANGATFSPQGGLRISANGLAKIGRLLLGDGEVDGVRLLAPGSVRMLLAPVWTSAPGNGVGHEEDTGDGQARAFFCRYGLATQTLATPLPQCGDDPFGDGIARVGHAGDAYGLKSGLWIDREAGTGVAYFATGVATTDPGARSAFSAIEEQLAAGED, encoded by the coding sequence GTGAGCGGGCGCGGATGGGTGTTCGCGCTGCTGCTGCTCGCCTCCGTGGCGGGGGCCGCGGCCGAACCGGTCGCGAGCGTGCGCGTCGCCTTCGATCGCGACGGCGTCACCGCGACCCGGGCCGAGGGCATGGCCGACATCGCCGCGCAGCGCGCGATCACCGCCGACGATCCTGTGCGGGTGGCTTCCATCTCCAAGCTCGTGGTCGCGATCGGCGTGCTGCGACTGGTCGAGGCGGGGACGCTGGACCTCGACGCCGATGTGTCCGACCTGCTCGGCTGGACCCTGCGCCATCCGCAGTGGCCCGACGTGCCCATCACCCTGCGCCTGCTGCTCTCGCACCGCTCCGGCCTCACCGACGGCGCCGGCTACTGGCAGGTGCCGCTGGGCGAGGAACTCGCGCCCCTGCTCGACGATCCGCGCGCCTGGGACGCGCAGCATCCTCCGGGTGATTTCTTCCGCTACGCCAACCTCAACTTCCCGCTGGTCGCCGCGGCGATGGAACGCGCGACCGGCGAGCGCTTCGACCTGCTGATGGACCGCCTGGTGCTGGCGCCGCTCGACATCGCCGGCTGCTACAACTGGGACGCATGCGACGCCGCCACCGCGGCGCGCGCGGTGGTGCTCTACGACGAAGCGCGCAAGCCCGTGCGCGACGACCACGGCGGGGCCAAGCCGGCCTGCAACGTGATCGTGGCCGCCGACGGCGACTGCGACCTCGCGCTGTGGCGCGCCGGTGCCAATGGCGCCACGTTCTCGCCACAGGGCGGACTGCGCATCTCGGCCAACGGGCTGGCGAAGATCGGCCGGCTGCTACTCGGCGACGGCGAGGTCGACGGCGTACGCCTGCTCGCGCCCGGATCGGTGCGCATGCTGCTCGCGCCCGTGTGGACCTCCGCGCCCGGCAACGGCGTCGGGCACGAGGAAGACACCGGCGATGGCCAGGCGCGCGCGTTCTTCTGCCGCTACGGCCTCGCCACCCAGACCCTGGCCACGCCGCTGCCGCAATGCGGCGACGATCCCTTCGGCGACGGCATCGCCCGCGTCGGCCATGCCGGCGACGCCTACGGCCTGAAGTCGGGCCTGTGGATCGACCGCGAAGCCGGCACCGGCGTGGCGTACTTCGCCACCGGCGTGGCGACCACCGATCCGGGCGCGCGTTCGGCGTTCTCCGCCATCGAAGAACAACTGGCGGCCGGCGAAGACTGA
- a CDS encoding N-acyl-D-amino-acid deacylase family protein, translating into MPLPRRAFLAAIAAGAAMAALPVRARAANAPGLLFRDVRLVDGTGAPARTADLLVRGERIERIGRIGARALRGVRIVEGGGRVLAPGFIDLHAHGDPREQSYASHLAMGATTVVLGQDGSSPGDDSLSAWFEAMARATPDINVATAAGHGSLRRLAGIDDGTRMPSAAQIARLAALLDADLAAGAFGLSTGLEYVPGRYAAADELAALGPVVARHGGVAASHLRSEDDDRVEAAIAEHVDASRPARTHVSHLKVVYGQGEARADALLAALRRYRDAGVPLTADAYPYTASYTGIAILFPEWALPPNDYAQVLATRRDELRAALEQRMVRRNGPGALLLGSGEHAGRTLAQVAEAAGRAYPDVLLDLGPGGARAAHFVMDEALQARLLQDPFVAIASDGSPVGRHPRGHGTFARWIEEFVVRDPRVPLEEAVRKASGLPASILGLHDRGVLREGAMADLVLFDPTRVRARADYTDPFAPAEGFDLVVVNGVTAFEAGERTGIAGRLLRRRAAVAGPGG; encoded by the coding sequence ATGCCGTTGCCGCGCCGCGCCTTCCTCGCCGCGATCGCCGCCGGCGCCGCGATGGCGGCCCTGCCCGTGCGCGCCCGGGCCGCGAATGCGCCAGGCCTGCTGTTCCGCGACGTGCGCCTGGTCGACGGCACCGGCGCGCCGGCGCGGACCGCCGACCTGCTGGTGCGCGGCGAACGCATCGAACGCATCGGTCGCATCGGCGCGCGTGCGCTGCGTGGCGTGCGCATCGTCGAAGGCGGCGGTCGCGTGCTCGCACCCGGCTTCATCGACCTGCATGCGCACGGCGATCCGCGCGAACAGTCGTACGCCAGCCACCTGGCGATGGGCGCCACCACCGTCGTGCTGGGGCAGGACGGCAGCAGCCCGGGCGACGACAGCCTGTCGGCGTGGTTCGAAGCGATGGCGCGCGCCACCCCCGACATCAACGTCGCCACCGCCGCAGGCCACGGCAGCCTGCGCCGCCTGGCCGGCATCGACGACGGCACGCGCATGCCGTCGGCCGCGCAGATCGCGCGCCTGGCCGCACTGCTCGATGCCGACCTCGCCGCCGGCGCGTTCGGGCTGTCCACCGGCCTGGAGTACGTGCCCGGCCGTTATGCAGCGGCGGACGAACTCGCCGCGCTCGGCCCGGTGGTGGCACGCCACGGTGGCGTGGCCGCGAGCCACCTGCGCTCGGAGGACGACGATCGCGTCGAGGCGGCGATCGCCGAGCACGTCGACGCCAGCCGCCCCGCGCGCACCCATGTTTCCCACCTCAAGGTGGTGTACGGCCAGGGAGAGGCACGCGCGGACGCGCTGCTCGCCGCACTGCGCCGGTATCGCGACGCCGGCGTGCCGTTGACCGCCGACGCCTATCCCTATACCGCCAGCTACACCGGCATCGCCATCCTGTTTCCCGAGTGGGCGCTGCCGCCCAACGACTACGCGCAGGTGCTGGCGACGCGGCGCGACGAACTGCGCGCCGCACTCGAACAGCGCATGGTCCGCCGCAACGGTCCCGGCGCGCTGCTGCTGGGCAGCGGCGAGCACGCCGGCAGGACCCTCGCCCAGGTCGCCGAAGCCGCGGGCCGGGCGTACCCGGACGTGCTGCTCGACCTCGGCCCCGGCGGCGCCAGGGCCGCGCACTTCGTGATGGACGAGGCCTTGCAGGCGCGACTGCTGCAGGATCCGTTCGTGGCCATCGCCAGCGACGGCTCCCCCGTCGGCCGTCATCCGCGCGGTCATGGCACGTTCGCCCGATGGATCGAGGAATTCGTGGTGCGCGATCCGCGCGTGCCGCTCGAGGAAGCGGTGCGCAAGGCCAGCGGCCTGCCCGCGTCGATCCTCGGCCTGCACGACCGCGGCGTGCTGCGCGAAGGCGCGATGGCCGACCTGGTGCTGTTCGACCCGACGCGCGTCCGCGCCCGCGCCGACTACACCGACCCGTTCGCGCCGGCCGAGGGCTTCGACCTGGTGGTGGTGAATGGCGTGACGGCGTTCGAAGCAGGCGAGCGGACCGGCATCGCGGGCCGGCTGCTGCGGCGTCGCGCGGCCGTCGCCGGACCGGGGGGCTGA
- a CDS encoding arylamine N-acetyltransferase family protein, with protein sequence MSTNLKDPGPYLARLGFDAPPPPTLDTLRQLQLRHTAAFPFETIATLLRQPVPVDLPSLERKLLHDGRGGYCFELNRLFLALLQHLGFDARPLTARVIEGAAPLARTHLLLLVTIDGVAWTSDVGFGGMVPTAPLRLDTEAVQPTPHEPYRLLARDGGWLLRARVAGDWRDLYAFDLQPQLDIDLEVGSWYVSTHPGSPFLGYLRVARTGAGIRKTLANGRYTLHRLGAASERRELADADAVMQVLREEFELRLPDGPALREALEARLAADTETRDRTSASA encoded by the coding sequence ATGTCGACCAACCTGAAGGATCCCGGACCCTACCTCGCCCGCCTGGGCTTCGATGCGCCGCCACCGCCGACGCTGGACACCCTGCGCCAGCTGCAGCTGCGCCACACCGCGGCCTTTCCGTTCGAGACCATCGCCACCCTGCTGCGCCAGCCGGTGCCGGTGGACCTGCCGTCGCTCGAGCGCAAGCTCCTGCACGACGGACGCGGCGGCTACTGTTTCGAGCTCAACCGGCTGTTCCTGGCGCTGCTGCAGCATCTCGGCTTCGATGCGCGACCCCTGACCGCGCGCGTGATCGAAGGCGCCGCGCCGCTGGCGCGCACCCACCTGCTGCTGCTGGTGACGATCGACGGCGTGGCCTGGACCAGCGATGTCGGCTTCGGCGGCATGGTGCCGACCGCGCCGCTGCGGCTGGACACCGAGGCCGTGCAGCCCACCCCGCACGAGCCCTACCGGTTGCTCGCGCGCGACGGTGGCTGGCTGCTGCGCGCGCGGGTGGCGGGCGACTGGCGCGACCTGTACGCCTTCGACCTGCAACCGCAGCTCGACATCGACCTGGAGGTCGGCAGCTGGTACGTGTCCACGCATCCCGGTTCGCCGTTCCTCGGCTACCTGCGCGTGGCGCGAACCGGCGCCGGCATCCGCAAGACGCTGGCCAACGGCCGCTACACCCTTCACCGCCTGGGCGCAGCCAGCGAGCGTCGCGAACTGGCCGATGCCGACGCGGTGATGCAGGTGCTGCGCGAAGAGTTCGAGTTGCGCCTGCCGGACGGTCCCGCGTTGCGCGAGGCGCTCGAGGCCCGGTTGGCGGCTGACACCGAGACGCGCGACAGGACGTCGGCATCGGCGTAG